A genome region from Cutaneotrichosporon cavernicola HIS019 DNA, chromosome: 5 includes the following:
- a CDS encoding uncharacterized protein (Major Facilitator Superfamily) → MASIQPQVPFSEKGTEDRLGPSGYSAPETPGSEDDQKKLQLGEEGLEGEDETPAIVIPLKYRITAIVLIILFGTGNTYAGFVLGPLKTRLVRELKITNAQFSVVSSASSLINTLLPIIGGSIIDRYGGSRIALGSAVLCVAGTVLSACSSIDNRYTLLVGGEIILGFGSAIQDICQYKLYPHWFAGSHMGLIFGVNVAWSRIIQLVARLTAVPMADIGPGRYWGWALWIPCITTFVSGFCVYAYYFFENRILPAQYRPPRPEVRNDQTLLNDWKDTVKSIVLLPKFYWIMNVTQMLQGGATRVWLRNVADIQVKSRGTSEQAAGYNAALQTVIPIILTPITGLFFDKIGWRMVFVTTTSLIWLLVWGLAGFTKINFLAPVLISSFAYVTNLIPFMATVPILLPSNELMGTAFGVWQSFQNAGTLIMDVAAGAIQDKTPGYQYDRVFIVIMVFKAYDAFLGPFYDWLDGKWLGHQLRMPERKRRNKLVQLEIRGKTYKGHERSKFWTWTGCSILSAMVVTGWALYIIYSMPR, encoded by the exons ATGGCGTCCATCCAGCCACAAGTCCCGTTCAGCGAGAAGGGTACCGAGGACCGCCTCGGACCCTCAGGCTACTCCGCACCAGAGACCCCGGGCTCTGAAGATGACCAAAAGAAGTTGCAGCTAGGCGAGGAGGGTCTTGAGGGAGAAGACGAGACGCCGGCAATCGTCATCCCCCTCAAGTACCGGATCACCGCCATtgtcctcatcatcctcttcgGTACCGGCAACACGTATGCTGGCTTTGTCCTCGGCCCACTCAAGactcgcctcgtccgcgagctcaagaTCACCA ATGCCCAGTTCTCCGTCgtctcgtccgcctcgtcccTTATTAACACGCTGCTTCCTATCATCGGTGGCTCCATCATCGACCGCTACGGTGGCTCTCGCATTGCCCTCGGCTCTGCCGTCCTCTGCGTGGCTGGTACCGTGCTCAGTGCTTGC tcaTCGATCGACAACAGGTACACCTTGCTCGTTGGAGGCGAGATCATCCTCGGTTTCGGCTCGGCAATCCAGGACATCTGCCAGTACAAACTGTACCCCCACTGGTTTGCCGGCTCGCACATGGGCCTGATCTTCGGGGTCAACGTCGCTTGGTCCCGCATTATCCAGCTCGTTGCCCGCCTCACCGCCGTGCCAATGGCTGATATCGGCCCTGGCCGCTACTGGGGCTGGGCGCTGTGGATCCCGTGCATCACGACCTTTGTGTCGGGCTTCTGCGTGTACGCCTACTACTTCTTTGAGAACCGCATTCTCCCGGCCCAGTACCGCCCACCCAGGCCGGAAGTGCGTAACGACCAGACACTTCTGAACGACTGGAAGGACACGGTCAAGAGTatcgtcctcctccccaagTTTTACTGGATCATGAACGTCACGCAGATGCTGCAGGGCGGTGCGACGCGCGTGTGGCTCCGTAACGTTGCCGACATCCAGGTCAAAAGCCGTGGCACGTCCGAGCAAGCGGCCGGCTACAACGCCGCCCTCCAAACTGTGATTCCCATCATCCTCACGCCAATTACCGGCCTGTTCTTCGACAAGATCGGCTGGCGTATGGTATTCGTCACCACGACCTCTCTCATCTGGCTCCTCGTTTGGGGTCTCGCCGGCTTCACCAAGATCAACTTCCTCGCACCGGTGCTCATCTCGTCGTTCGCCTACGtcaccaacctcatccCGTTCATGGCGACCGTGCCCATTCTTCTCCCCTCCAACGAGCTCATGGGCACGGCGTTTGGTGTCTGGCAGTCCTTCCAAAACGCCGGCACGCTCATCATGGACGTCGCCGCGGGTGCGATCCAGGACAAAACACCTGGCTACCAGTACGACCGGGTGTTTATTGTGATCATGGTGTTCAAGGCATACGACGCATTCCTCGGACCCTTCTACGACTGGCTCGACGGCAAGTGGCTCGGCCACCAGCTCCGCATGCccgagcgcaagcgccgtAACAAGCTTGTCCAGCTCGAGATCCGCGGCAAGACATACAAGGGTCACGAGCGCAGCAAGTTCTGGACTTGGACCGGGTGCTCCATCCTCTCGGCCATGGTTGTGACGGGATGGGCGCTGTACATTATCTACTCGATGCCGCGGTAG
- a CDS encoding uncharacterized protein (GDP/GTP exchange factor Sec2p) — MSTSSPSVTSSPTAPVAHAASHTHTDTVSGPVLCPFCDKELPADIISRPGIPLAANGFASSAEMSTSALMSSEGDADQADTLASKAAISDDDIRRWSSIVGVTISAPPKLAPLAQPAVSELAKPVPLLPPPPPARASPKPTKSRFGFFSKSKANTDDDDSGSDGIISGYAKLGGPGSDDEGDNDYASDEEITFKPRPRDDTQSEKAASRPETPALAPPLVLKETTGVGDAELKSVLREVLSRVQALSQSHAELQTSHTTLLTSLKIARSNLIMAEANTEMLEAELRRAKATAANAARTSTPLARSSGDVTRPSIETRGSGSGKTWFGRAKPSSPTEATMRISGEGLRSSESDELKKLRDRLASQSDELEVLKKGKKDIEAELEGLSQALFEEANKMVADERKKRAELEDTLHEVKGERAALRETVKVLGGRIQTPPPIATPQEMAYESPSLDKHYAALRRSIHHVVDSPTPAMSEPGTPPDAEESGVEHNEFKSAPSSPEINIPGAFTTVAPASLETEPNPWATTPPVAG, encoded by the exons ATGTCTACGTCTTCTCCAAGTGTCACGTCGTCCCCAACAGCACCGGTGGCCCACGCGGCATCGCACACGCACACTGACACCGTGAGCGGCCCCGTGCTCTGCCCTTTCTGCGACAAGGAGCTTCCAGCAGACATTATCTCCCGACCGGGAATCCCACTAGCGGCCAATGGGTTCGCTTCGAGTGCTGagatgtcgacgtcggcacTCATGAGCTCGGAAGGCGATGCGGATCAGGCAGACACGCTGGCGTCCAAGGCCGCCATCAGTGATGACGACATTCGGCGCTGGTCCTCAATCGTTGGTGTGACGATTTCCGCCCCACCAAAGCTTGCGCCCCTTGCTCAGCCAGCAGTCAGCGAACTGGCCAAGCCTGTGCCCCTGTtacctccaccgcctccagctcgagcttCGCCGAAGCCCACCAAATCGCGCTTCGGTTTCTTCTCGAAAAGCAAGGCGAACACCGATGACGATGACAGCGGCTCGGATGGCATCATCTCGGGGTACGCCAAACTCGGTGGGCCCGGTTCCGACGACGAAGGCGACAACGACTacgcgagcgacgaggaaaTCACATTCAAGCCGCGGCCACGCGATGACACGCAATCCGAGAAGGCGGCCTCGCGGCCTGAGACGCCGGCCCTGGCCCCACCACTTGTCCTCAAGGAGACCACTGGTGTGGGCGACGCAGAGCTCAAGTCTGTGCTGCGCGAGGTGTTGAGTCGAGTACAGGCATTG TCCCAATCACACGCCGAGCTGCAGACTTCTCACACAACGTTGCTGACGTCGCTCAAGATCGCGCGGTCGAACCTCATCATGGCTGAGGCCAACACTGAAATGCTCGAGGCCGAATTGCGACGAGCCAAGGCCACTGCAGCTAATGCCGCTCGGACCAGTACACCCCTGGCAAGATCATCGGGTGACGTTACACGGCCCTCAATCGAGACGAGAGGCTCCGGATCGGGCAAAACGTGGTTTGGACGGGCGAagccctcgtcgccgaccgaGGCCACGATGCGCATCTCGGGCGAGGGACTGCGGTCGAGCGAGTCGGACGAATTGAAAAAGTTACGGGACCGGCTTGCGTCGCAGAGCGATGAGCTCGAAGTActcaagaagggcaagaaggacaTTGAggctgagctcgagggTCTGTCGCAGGCGTTGTTTGAGGAGGCGAACAAGATGGTTGCAGATGAGCGCAAAAAGCGAGCCGAACTCGAGGACACGCTCCACGAGGTCAAGGGTGAGCGTGCCGCACTGCGCGAGACGGTCAAGGTTCTTGGTGGGCGCATCCAGACTCCACCGCCAATCGCTACGCCACAGGAGATGGCGTATGAGTCGCCCAGTCTCGACAAACACTACGCTGCGTTGCGGAGGAGTATTCACCACGTCGTTGATTCGCCTACCCCGGCCATGAGCGAGCCTGGCACGCCTCCAGACGCAGAGGAATCAGGGGTAGAACACAACGAGTTCAAGTCTGCGCCGTCTTCGCCTGAGATCAACATCCCTGGCGCGTTTACGACTGTAGCCCCAGCATCGTTAGAGACTGAGCCGAACCcatgggcgacgacgccgccagTGGCAGGTTAA
- a CDS encoding uncharacterized protein (Hydantoinase B/oxoprolinase), protein MAAGSSTGHSLARVAIDRGGTFTDAICSRKGHDDIVLKLLSVDPANYPDAPTEAIRRILRELEGRDIPKGTKLSLDKIESVRMGTTVSTNALLERRGEKCALITSKGWKDVLLIGMQARPDIFDLSIHKLAFLYDEVVEIDERITPLQSLVRPKVPVPRDDDSIVTETTTGETVRVLARPDPEDVKAKLQELWNKGTKSIAVAFVHSYLWGEHEELVAKIARDMGFQVSVSSQLQPMIKLVSRANSAIADAYLTPVTRRYIEGFGSGFEGGLDAFGSKLLFMQSDGGLCPWHGFSGLRAILSGPAGGVVGYSKTCYDEELGSPLIAVDMGGTSTDVSRFDGKLEHVFETTTAEVIIQAPQLDINTVAAGGGSRLFYRHGMFVVGPESATAHPGPACYRKGGPLAVTDANLILGRLLPEYFPKIFGPNEDEPLDIEASQVLFNALTEEINQGKNEKLTVEQVAAGFLRVANETMCRPIRTLTEARGFESSAHHLVMFGGAGGQHGCSIANTLKIKRIIVPRLSSLLSAYGMALADVVQEISEPSAYVITENRDVKQIGERMSSLVERAQETLKKEGFSLDRILCERYLNCRYHGSSTQLMIELPEDGDIQRRFVDEHRREFGFNLERDILVDDVRVRAIGRSVGSSTRSPYADFDNADKCAYNVSSFESKKVFFEDEGWLETKVVPLLSLKDGEQVRGPAIIFDKTQTILVEPNHLATSLPEHVVLDLVDEKVEKKDVILDDLDQVDPVQLSVYGHRLMGIAEQMGNILRKISISLNIKERLDYSCAIFNVDGGLVANAPHIPIHLGAMSHAVRYQSQVHGDTLKEGDILLSNHPAAGGSHLPDLTVIMPAFHEGKIVFWTAARAHHADIGGIRAGSMPPFSKELWEEGAQFKSFKLVKAGKFDEEGLTEALNAPGKYPGSSPTRTLGDNISDLHAQVAACHRGAVLINQLIDEESLETVQFYMRAIMYTAEKAVRDLLREVNKKFGGKPLEAVDFLDDGTKLQLKISIDSEKGDAVFDFTGTSPQTYNNLNTPTAILYSAIIYVLRSLIVSDLPLNQGCLNPIRVVVPPESVLAPTENVAVCAGNVESSQRVTDVIIKAFQACAAGQGGCNNLTFGIGPKEVDGKAANGFGYYETIAGGAGAGSTWEGQSCVHVHMTNTAIGDVELTERVYPVIIREFSRRANSGGAGQHRGGDGCIRDIEFTEELDVAILSQRRVIPPYGMAGGEPGVCGINHWARLVPAEKDAGNGNGKREKKYTIINLGGSNQCTMSPGDRIIIQTPGGGGYGKAGEDAKTEQRDLPVQPRASGSLAAMKQTAWSN, encoded by the exons ATGGCCGCTGGTAGTTCCACAGGCCATTCCTTGGCTCGCGTAGCCATTGATCGCGGCGGCACCTTTACCGATGCTATCTGCTCCAGGAAGGGCCACGATGACATCGTCCTCAAG CTTCTCTCTGTAGACCCAGCCAACTACCCAGATGCTCCCACTGAAGC CATCCGTCGCATCCTCAGGGAGCTCGAAGGTCGCGACATCCCAAAAGGCACCAAGCTCAGCCTAGACAAGATCGAAAGCGTCCGCATGGGTACCACCGTATCGACTAACGCGCTTCTGGAGCGCCGCGGTGAGAAATGCGCCCTCATTACCAGCAAGGGCTGGAAGGACGTGCTCCTGATCGGCATGCAAG CCCGCCCAGACATCTTCGACCTGAGCATCCACAAGCTAGCTTTCCTctacgacgaggtcgtcgaa ATTGACGAGCGCATTACTCCCCTCCAGTCTCTTGTGCGACCCAAGGTCCCGGTTCCCcgagacgacgacagcaTTGTCACCGAGACGACAACAGGCGAGACCGTGCGCGTCCTTGCCCGCCCTGATCCTGAGGATGTTAAGGCCAAGCTCCAAGAACTGTGGAACAAGGGCACGAAGAGTATTGCGGTCGCTTTCGTCCACAGCTACCTGTGGGGAGAGCACGAGGAACTGGTTGCTAAAATCGCCCGCGACATGGGCTTCCAGGTCAGCGTGTCGAGCCAGCTGCAGCCCATGATCAAGCTCGTGTCGCGTGCCAACTCGGCCATTGCCGACGCGTACCTCACCCCTGTGACCAGGAGATACATCGAGGGCTTTGGCTCCGGATTCGAGGGCGGTCTTGACGCGTTCGGCTCCAAGCTGCTTTTCATGCAGTCGGACGGTGGGCTGTGTCCCTGGCACGGTTTCTCCGGACTTCGAGCTATTCTCAGTGGCCCTGCTGGTGGTGTTGTCGGCTATTCCAAAACATGCTacgatgaggagctcggAAGTCCCCTGATTGCTGTGGACATGGGAG GCACCAGTACTGATGTCTCACGTTTTGatggcaagctcgagcatGTCTTCGAGACGACCACAGCTGAGG TTATCATTCAAGCGCCTCAGCTTGACATCAACACTGTTGCCGCCGGCGGTGGTAGCCGCCTGTTCTACCGCCATGGGATGTTCGTCGTTGGTCCCGAG TCTGCGACTGCACACCCTGGCCCTGCCTGCTACCGAAAGGGTGGCCCTCTCGCTGTCACAGACGCAAACCTCATCCTTGGTCGCCTTCTTCCGGAGTACTT TCCCAAAATCTTCGGTCCAAACGAGGATGAGCCTCTCGACATCGAGGCCAGCCAGGTGCTCTTCAACGCGCTCACAGAAGAAATCAACCAAGGCAAGAATGAGAAGCTCACGGTGGAGCAAGTGGCAGCAGGCTTCCTCCGTGTCGCAAACGAGACCATGTGCCGGCCCATTCGCAC GTTGACTGAGGCTCGCGGATTTGAGAGTTCCGCCCACCACCTTGTCATGTTTGGTGGTGCAGGCGGACAGCATGGCTGCAGCATTGCCAACACACTGAAGATCAAGCGCATTATCGTGCCGCGTCTCTCGTCGCTCCTCTCAGCATACGGTATGGCCCTCGCCGATGTTGTGCAGGAAATCTCGGAACCTTCCGCATACGTCATCACCGAGAACCGCGACGTCAAGCAGATCGGCGAGCGCATGTCCTCCCTCGTGGAGCGCGCCCAGGAgacgctcaagaaggagggatTCTCTCTCGACCGCATTCTGTGTGAGCGTTACCTCAACTGTCGCTACCACGGCTCCTCAACTCAGCTCATGATTGAGCTCCCGGAGGATGGGGACATTCAGCGCCGcttcgtcgacgagcaccGCCGCGAGTTTGgcttcaacctcgagcgcgacatcTTGGTTGACGACGTTCGTGTGCGTGCAATTGGTCGGAGTGTCGGCTCCAGCACCCGCAGCCCCTATGCCGACTTCGACAATGCCGACAAGTGCGCGTACAATGTGTCGTCATTCGAGTCTAAGAAGGTCTTCTTCGAGGATGAGGGTTGGCTTGAGACCAAGGTTGTgcctcttctctctctcaaggacggcgagcaAGTTCGC GGTCCCGCGATCATCTTCGACAAGACGCAGACGATCCTTGTCGAGCCAAACCACCTCGCCACTTCACTGCCTGAGCACGTTGTTCTGGACCTTGTCGATGAGaaggtcgagaagaaggacgtcATTCTGGACGATCTTGACCAGGTTGACCCTGTTCAGCTGTCAGTCTACGGTCACCGTCTTATGGGTATTGCCGAGCAG ATGGGGAACATTCTTCGCAAGATCTCGATTTCCCTCAACATCAAGGAACGTCTCGACTA CTCGTGCGCCATCTTCAatgtcgacggcggcctTGTTGCCAATGCCCCACACATCCCGATCCACTTGGGAGCGATGTCGCACGCTGTCCGTTACCAGTCCCAGGTTCACGGCGATACTCTGAAGGAAGGCGACATCCTGCTGTCAAACCACCCGGCGGCTGGTGGCTCTCACCTTCCTGACTTGACTGTGATCATGCCGGCGTTCCACGAAGGAAAAATCGTCTTCTGGACGGCTGCACGTGCACACCACGCCGACATTGGTGGTATCCGTGCCGGTTCCATGCCACCGTTCTCGAAGGAGCtgtgggaggaaggcgccCAGTTCAAGTCGTTCAAGCTTGTCAAGGCCGGCAAGTtcgacgaggaaggtcTGACCGAGGCGCTGAATGCACCGGGAAAGTATCCCGGAAGCAGTCCTACGCGCACTCTGGGAGAC AATATCTCCGACCTCCATGCCCAGGTCGCTGCCTGCCACCGCGGGGCGGTCCTCATCAaccagctcatcgacgaggaaTCTCTGGAAACGGTGCAGTTCTACATGCGCGCGATCATGTACACCGCCGAGAAGGCTGTGCGTGATCTCCTCCGTGAAGTCAACAAGAAATTCGGCGGTAAACCTCTTGAGGCCGTCGACTTCCTGGATGACGGCACGAAGCTGCAGCTCAAGATCTCGATCGATAGCGAAAAGGGCGATGCGGTCTTTGACTTCACCGGTACCAGTCCACAGACATACAAC AACCTCAACACACCGACCGCTATTCTCTACTCGGCCATCATCTACGTCCTGCGTTCCTTGATCGTCAGCGATCTGCCTCTCAACCAGGGATGTCTCAACCCCATCCGGGTGGTCGTGCCGCCTGAATCGGTACTTGCGCCCACAGAGAACGTGGCCGTGTGCGCTGGCAATGTGGAGAGCTCGCAGCGTGTCACAGATGTCATCATCAAGGCGTTCCAGGCTTGCGCAGCGGGGCAGGGAGGCTGCAACAACCTGACGTTTGGCATTGGACCCAAAGAGGTCGACGGCAAGGCTGCAAACGGCTTCGGTTACTATGAGACCATTGC CGGtggagctggagctggatCGACATGGGAGGGTCAGAGCTGCGTGCACGTGCATATGACCAAC ACGGCTATTGGAGACGTTGAACTGACAGAGCGCGTTTACCCTGTCATCATCCGCGAGTTCAGCCGGCGCGCTAACTCCGGTGGCGCTGGTCAGCACCGTGGCGGCGATGGGTGCATCCGTGACATCGAGTTCACTGAGGAACTGGACGTGGCGATCTTGTCACAACGTCGCGTGATCCCACCATACGGCATGGCAGGTGGCGAGCCAGGAGTGTGTGGCATCAATCATTGGGCGCGCTTGGTACCTGCAGAGAAGGACGCAGGTaacggcaacggcaagcgGGAGAAGAAGTACACGAtcatcaacctcggcgGAAGCAACCAGTGCACCATGAGCCCGGGCGACCGCATCATCATCCAGACGccaggtggtggtgggtaCGGGAaggctggcgaggacgcgaaGACAGAGCAGCGCGATCTCCCCGTGCAACCGCGGGCATCCGGCAGCCTGGCTGCAATGAAGCAGACGGCGTGGTCCAACTAG
- a CDS encoding uncharacterized protein (Sugar (and other) transporter), translated as MSDIENLDKLDKLDKLTLNSDDTPRKPALLADVEQERHVYNATTKLSAIMTVIFSGIALVSDGYNVQVIGYLMPLFANLYPDSFTPTLKTRISNAFFIGQIVGMLAFGALIDRIGRKFGIVLTTLLLIAGIALSAASHGTSDTGMFWMLIVARGLAGVGAGGEYPVCATSSIEAADETAHVRKHRGFLVASVGCFAIDTGFVVAGLGVLIILAAYGVTAHTPPTDTTGFAGTWRIALAIGLVPPLAVFFFRLRMLNSTAYRNNAMKGSQLGFRVFYLAFRRYWRRIIGTCLCWFLYNFTSYPFGLFTTSIVSQLNPQNTIMQNIGWGTLVLAFLPFGCLVGGVLMDVIGRKQTQALGFIVTGIIGFILGGVLGKIQNHPAAFIVVYGLFLAAAEAGPGVATLLISGEVYPTALRGHMLGLSAAFGKAGAAIGTQVFNPIQNAFEDEFKGQQAVFLIGSAISILGAIATLALIPNHNDMLEDEDEAWRAYLEENGVSTSNMGEPIEASAAGGMRRMIEQSGMETEGNKV; from the coding sequence ATGTCCGACATCGAAaacctcgacaagctcgacaagctcgacaaACTCACGCTCAATAGCGATGACACGCCGCGCAAGCCCGCACtactcgccgacgtcgagcaggagcgcCACGTCTACAATGCGACGACCAAGCTCTCGGCCATCATGACCGTCATCTTCTCGGGAATCGCCCTCGTCTCGGACGGATACAACGTCCAGGTCATCGGATACCTCATGCCCCTCTTTGCCAACTTGTACCCGGACTCGTTTACGCCTACGCTCAAGACGCGCATCTCCAACGCCTTCTTCATCGGACAGATTGTTGGCATGCTCGCCTTTGGCGCACTCATCGACCGCATTGGCCGCAAGTTCGGCATCGTCCTCActaccctcctcctcattgCTGGTATTGCGCTTTCGGCCGCTTCGCACGGGACTAGCGATACAGGCATGTTCTGGATGCTCATCGTCGCCCGGGGTCTCGCCGGTgtcggcgccggcggaGAGTACCCCGTCTGCGCAACGAGCTCGATCGAGGCCGCAGACGAGACTGCCCATGTCCGCAAGCACCGCGGATTCCTCGTTGCGTCGGTCGGCTGCTTTGCTATCGACACCGGTttcgtcgtcgctggcctcggcgtgctcatcatcctcgctgCTTACGGCGTCACCGCACACACCCCTCCCACCGACACCACCGGCTTTGCTGGAACATGGCGCATCGCCCTCGCTATTGGTCTTGTGCCCCCTCTcgccgtcttcttcttccgcCTCCGCATGCTCAACTCAACCGCGTATCGCAACAACGCGATGAAGGGCTCCCAACTTGGCTTCCGCGTCTTCTACCTCGCCTTCCGCCGCTACTGGCGCCGCATCATCGGCACCTGCCTCTGCTGGTTCCTCTACAACTTCACGTCCTACCCCTTCGGCTTGTTCACGACCTCCATCGTCTCCCAGCTCAACCCCCAGAACACCATCATGCAGAACATTGGTTGGGgcaccctcgtcctcgcttTCCTCCCCTTCGGctgcctcgtcggcggggTCCTCATGGACGTCATCGGCCGTAAGCAAACCCAGGCCCTCGGTTTCATCGTCACCGGTATCATCGGGTTCATCCTTggcggcgtgctcggcaaGATCCAGAACCACCCCGCCGCCTTCATCGTCGTGTACGGCCTGTTCCTCGCCGCTGCAGAGGCTGGCCCCGGTGTCGCTaccctcctcatctcggGTGAGGTGTATCCCACTGCCCTTCGTGGCCACATGCTCGGTCTCTCGGCTGCGTTCGGCAAGGCCGGCGCTGCCATCGGCACTCAGGTTTTCAACCCCATCCAGAACGCcttcgaggacgagttcaaGGGCCAGCAGGCTGTCTTCCTCATCggctcggccatctccatcctcgGCGCTATTGCGACGTTGGCGCTCATTCCCAACCACAacgacatgctcgaggacgaggacgaggcgtGGCGCGCTTACCTTGAGGAGAATGGTGTCAGCACTTCCAACATGGGCGAGCCCATCGAGGCGTCCGCTGCCGGTGGCATGCGCCGCATGATCGAGCAGTCGGGTATGGAGACCGAGGGCAACAAGGTCTAG
- a CDS encoding uncharacterized protein (Phytanoyl-CoA dioxygenase (PhyH)) — MSFDKKYYLLPEQLESFEKNGYLMLPDVLSEYEVKEMQQWSAEVKGWPDRPGQHMPYEEVRADGTTGLCRTENYANYHDGFNSMFRGERLIGILTELMGERAVLFKEKINYKEAGGSGGFDAHIDASAYNHAGACNHQTFLMAVNDMDMNNGCLEVVPGSHKDEIPLGANRCIDPEWEAKHTWVPVPMPAGALLVFGSYLAHRSGPNSSPRPRAAIYATYNGVSEGDKHDSYYVHRRKAWPPTSERIAGVDYTEGALTYAFGSPMSGGKDMIDTKLAKDQATVTKLFNMITAQGDADYIGENISQLEHCLQAAAQAAQEGADEETIVAALLHDVGQFVPHSEAKDMMHHGGSLGKMSHEAVGEQYLRDEGFTEKVCVLVGAHVVAKRYLTATRPEYLAALSSASQASLRYQGGPFSSEQVKEFEADPLHRQKVQLRLWDDRAKRDDWNAPGIETYRPMILRVLEKAR; from the exons ATGTCTTTCGACAAGAAGTActacctcctccccgagcagctcgagtcgTTCGAGAAGAACGGTTACCTCATGCTCCCAGACGTCCTGTCCGAGtacgaggtcaaggagatGCAGCAGTGGTcggccgaggtcaagggATGGCCTGACCGTCCCGGCCAGCACATGCCGTACGAGGAGGTCCGCGCCGATGGCACTACCGGTCTCTGCCGCACAGAGA ACTACGCCAACTACCACGACGGCTTCAACTCAATGTtccgcggcgagcgcctgATCGGCATTCTCACCGAGCTGatgggcgagcgcgccgtccTCTTCAAGGAGAAGATCAACTACAAGGAGGCCGGAGGCTCCGGGGGCTTTGATGCACACATTGACGCCTCGGCCTACAACCACGCCGGCGCGTGCAACCACCAGACGTTCCTCATGGCTGTCAACGACATGGACATGAACAACGGctgcctcgaggtcgttcCCGGCTCGCACAAGGACGAGATCCCCCTCGGCGCCAACAGG TGTATCGACCCCGAGTGGGAAGCAAAGCACACATGGGTGCCGGTTCCGATGCCTGccggcgcgctcctcgtcttcggcTCATACCTCGCCCACCGCTCTGGGCCCaactcgtcgccgcggccCCGCGCAGCAATCTACGCGACGTACAACGGCGTCTCGGAGGGCGACAAGCACGACAGCTACTACGTGCACCGCCGCAAGGCATGGCCCCCAACTTCGGAGCGGATTGCTGGCGTCGACTACACCGAAGGCGCATTGACGTACGCTTTCGGCTCGCCAATGTCGGGCGGCAAGGACATGATCGACACCAAGCTTGCCAAGGACCAGGCGACCGTGACCAAGCTCTTCAACATGATTACCGC ACAGGGAGACGCAGACTATATCGGCGAGAACATTagccagctcgagcactGCCTCCAGGCGGCCGCACAGGCTGCTCAAGAAG gtgcggacgaggagacaATCGTCGCAGCGCTCCTGCACGATGTCGGACAGTTTGTGCCCCACTcggaggccaaggacatGATGCACCACGGCGGAAGTCTTGGCAAGATGAGCCACGAAGCCGTCGGCGAGCAGTATCTCCGTGACGAGGGATTTACCGAGAAAGTGTGTGTGCTGGTCGGCGCACATGTCGTTGCCAAGCGCTACCTCACCGCCACAAGGCCCGAGTACCTCGCCGCACTGAGCAGTGCATCCCAGGCCAGCTTGCGGTACCAAGGCGGACCATTCTCCTCTGAACAAGTCAAGGAGTTTGAGGCCGACCCGCTACACCGGCAGAAGGTCCAGCTTCGACTGTGGGACGACCGTGCTAAGCGCGACGACTGGAACGCCCCGGGCATCGAGACGTATCGACCCATGATTCTGCGTGTGCTCGAGAAGGCGAGGTAG